The following DNA comes from Hippoglossus hippoglossus isolate fHipHip1 chromosome 12, fHipHip1.pri, whole genome shotgun sequence.
TAAGAGCTACTATCTGTGGGCAGAACCTGGCTGAGTCCAAATGCTAAAAAAAGACCAGCACTGCATTATGTAAGCAAGTTGCCACGAGCTGTCACCACACTAAGCGATCAACCTGTCGATATACAGGTGCTGAATGTAGGAAATACTGTTTTTAGATGCATGCAAACATACATAtatgcagagaggaggagagaaccCCTCAGAGATGCATACACCTTGTAAGATACCATAAATTATCCAGGGCCCTGCCTTTGATTGGCTGAGCAAGCAATCTCAGCTGGATGGGCTGAGGTCTTGTTGCTAAGGCAACAGTGGGGCACCTCCCTGTCCCAGCCCTATTTTCTTCCTGCAAGATGATCTGACTTGATTAATTTAAGAAGCACCTTAATcatttgaaagatttttttcCACCTTGTTTCTCCAGATGTCTGCAGGTCCAGCAGTTCTGTTTCACATATAAGCCAGTACATCCTGTAGCTGGTGATAACTCACATCTTACTATTAAATCCTGTGTGaggaaacaataataatgacacATTTGTCTTTCAAACACTTTTTATAATCAAGACTCTGACCCAATAAATCTAAACATGAAGAGCATTTTCAAGAGTTCAAGATGAATCTATAATATCAGGTATTATGTTCCATATTGATTTATCATACCAATGTAGAATATTCATAccatttatattgtttatcaAACTATTTCAGGCACTGAACTCTCTTGACTTGTGTTTGCTCAttgaaaaactttattttatactaattttgcttgtatttatattttattatatagttgcttcctttttttcttgaatactttaatatttaatggtAAATTTCAAATGTATGTCCTTTAAGGAGAAAATGCAGCAGCAGTCCTTTCTAAAGATGTCAGAGCTTGGTTACATAATGCCGTGGAGGTCAGAGGGTTCACTAACTAGTGGCAGGGTTCAGCTCTCACTGAGGCCTACCATAATGAAGTAGAGGAGTCAATACAACttacttaaaataaaatgcttaaacttaaaatttagattttaaaagctccagcaataacaacaaaattAGTATAATAATTACttgcacattcattttaataGGTCGTCAGTCTACTAGATATAGTACGCTAAAATGTATGCATTGTAAAACAACATTCCTGCAATAAATCATATAATCATGAAGGTTATAATATCCCacactatttattttaaaaaggttaTGAGTCATTTTCATGTCTATTTTGGAGGATGCAATGTTTGGTGCTGTTGAACTGCACTGAGTTATAATTTCaggtgtttgttattttattatatattattaaatattgttttatatttattttatccatgGAGTTGACAAAATAATGGAAACACCAGTCTGGTGTTATTCTGTGGAAAGAGCTTTACCAAACAAATTGTTGATTAACTGATTGGTTGATTTTTATAGAATTTACTTCCAAATTTTTTGATAATCaagtattattttaatttattttacaaacaaacagattcatTCAGAGCTAAAACATATTCCTGAGGGACGTACAAAGCACTGAGGAGTCATATTTATTAAACAATTAAAGTGAGTTCCAAAGTCTTCACCAGACCTGTTTAAAAAGCAGGGAGACAGCTCTACCTGCTGGACAAGATATAAAAGGTTGGTTAGCTGTAGAAATGCAGAATAGATGAATTACACAGGAATAAATCCCTATTTTATCATTGACTTAAAAGATGATAATGGTAATTTGTTAGATTATGAGCTATTCTGCACCATACATAATTTAAACCTTTGTTAATTAGACtttattaaattacataaaGCACTTCCCCATGAATATGTGTTcctgacaaaaaatatattggCAAACCATCCCATAGAAGTACAAATGGCCCCACTCTCATAATCAAAGAATCTTCATCATGGACAACAAatgtaataattattttaaaaggaaTTGTCTTACTTAAAATGATTTTtcgcaggaaaaacaaaaaacaaaaataacatctTACACGAATTTGATCAACATTCAATTCGTGAGCTAAAAACAATGATTTATATACCAACCAAAACATTTCAGAGTTGTGACTCCTATTCCTTGTGTATGAAAAGCTTTGCCAGACATAGAATTGCATTACAACAGAGTTCAtcgtttttgttttgtaaaattaaactaaaatgtaatattatctTTAGATATAGAATATAtgtattgcaaaaaaaaacgtGTATCCATTTGTGAATATCAGCCCAGATTGAATGTATCACACTACATATATATACAAGAATATATGTCCAGTCGATTCAATGTCATTTGCACAAATTAAACACTTGTTGTCATTAATGTTAAAACGTGATCTAAGTCATTCTGTGGAAAGATAAAAGTCATAAATCTgaaatgtgtttagttttttagatTAATCAACTTGTCCTGCTGGGGGCCGCCATGTTGGACGATATCAACTGCAAACCGGGTATTACGACTTTAATTCCAAAATCTAAACAGACCGTCCTTGTagaatgtaaaaaacaaatattggtATGATTAAAGTTCATTTAAAACTTTGTTGAGCTATTCGTGGCGTCAATTCGACTTTTAAACTTCTATAATATCTCTGAGAACACCCCCCCTGTTTGCATCGTAATGGTGCAGTCGGTGGCAGTATGGCGCTGAGGAGACTCGGTAGATGTTGTCGGTCGTTAGCACACGAGTCCGGTAAAGGAGGATTATTCCGTGTTTTACCGTCCGGATGGTTGGAAACATGTTCAGGAGGTAAAGACCAACTCGAGCTCCTGTCGTTCTCCAGGTCTGACACTCAGATCCCCATTAGAAGTGTCTGGTTCCCTCTCAGAGACGAGCTCCGTTAGCATGTTGTTATTAACCTACAACGTCCACAAGTTTAAACTAATCTGACACCAACTGTGTAATAATGTCACATTAATGATGATCACCAGGCTCTCGCTGCTGtaacagtttatatatatatatataatttgctCTGTtgctttacagtaaagtttGTAAAAGCTGTGAACATTTAAGCTACCTGGCTAAATAtaaggtcataaacctccttAAGGGCTAAGAAGAAAATATCAAGagcaagaaataaaatgaaataatttctTCTTCAGATGCAACATATTAGATATTGTTCTTACAGTAGTAAAGATTTAGATCGTGTTGAGATTAATCCAATTATGCTCAGTATACACTTAAACGATATCAAATAAGGCTTGGGCTCTGTGGCCCCTGGGCATTAAGCTGCTCTGCAGACTTGTCCATGATATGATATCACGGTCTGTCAAGGGAGAAAGCTTCTCTCAcgttgatttgatttttgtttatttatgatggTTGTTTAGCCAGTGATGACACTGACTAAAAATGATACCACCCTCATTTCTAGTACTGCACAACtcagctgcttcttttttttatatctactGACATCTTACAAACTGTTGTCTCTGCAGCCAAGAGGCACCTGTTGTCAGAAGATGTCATCAAGCTTCAGGACTTTCAGGAAAAGAAGCTGACCGTGGCTCACCTCGCCACTGGATCCAAAGGTAAAGTAGTTCCTGTCATTAGCTCTAAGCTGCTGTAAATTGTCTCATATCataatacaacttttttttttttttaagggaatTATGTTGAGCTGTTCAGTGAGAAGCTACAAAGGAACGAGTTGATACTGAAAGATGAGCTGAAGCTTCTCCTTCACCTGTGCCAGTCTGGGGACGACTTGGTGATAGCCAGAGATGCAATCTATAGGTAAAGACAACCTTTATTGAAAGTtttgtaacacacaaacaagctgcgcaagacatttttaaaatatgtctCCAATGTGGCTTTGACTGTCAGGATGTCAAGTATCTTAATTCAATACAGATGAtcctttatttttgtattcttctATCTATTTTACTTTTAACATATTACTCTTTAAACTACATATTTATACAGATATATCTTTTTTacttgttatatattttttaaatctctatgTCTTCCTCTGCTCACATTAATCTCTTTTATTGTGCTCCTTTAACTAACTGACATGTGCTCTTTGAATTTTTGAATTTTAACTTCCCTGCTCAGCTCCTTGAATCCACCTCCGTGTATGAAATGTGCCTCATAAATAAAAGTGCCGTgcctttatttttctctcacaaGGTATCACACAGAGAACCGAAACATGGCGTATGGGGAGTTTAAGTTTGGTCCTCTCTTCGTTAGACTGTGTTATGAAATGGGTCTGGAGgacatggctgctgctgcacttacAGATAAGGTCAAATATTATATCAGCCACTACACTGGTTTTTCACAAACTGTTTTAGTTGTAAGTTGTGTGTGAATTttatacataaacatatatattttctcCAACTTTTTCTAAACAGAGCATGAAAGGGTTTTTCAACGATGCAACGTCCTTTAACATCGCCGTAGACATGTTGTTCACAAAAGGCTCTTATGAAAGTAAGTGACAATTTAACCTTCTAGTGTTTTTTCTAAAATTGTTTCTACATGTTCATAATTTTGTAAACGCTGCCTGTCACAGATGCTCTGGAGGTATTAAGAACCATGAGGAACCAAGGTATACCAttcaacaaagacacacatacactggCAACCGGCACCTGCTATAAACTGGtaacatttgaattattttatctacaatttaaataaatgggataatttattttttgtatggATCATGTGTTTGCTGTAGACTTATGTCCTGCTTTATGTTGCTCAGAACACTACAGAGTCCTACAGAATCTGCAAGTCTCTGATAGAGGAGGGACAGACCAAAGGACACTTCATCCCCAGAC
Coding sequences within:
- the ptcd2 gene encoding pentatricopeptide repeat-containing protein 2, mitochondrial, translated to MALRRLGRCCRSLAHESGKGGLFRVLPSGWLETCSGAKRHLLSEDVIKLQDFQEKKLTVAHLATGSKGNYVELFSEKLQRNELILKDELKLLLHLCQSGDDLVIARDAIYRYHTENRNMAYGEFKFGPLFVRLCYEMGLEDMAAAALTDKSMKGFFNDATSFNIAVDMLFTKGSYENALEVLRTMRNQGIPFNKDTHTLATGTCYKLNTTESYRICKSLIEEGQTKGHFIPRHAYCFAVALALRQSDVEKAQSLYSQIMSTDSRLCQNLKVVILAMSGAVKSAISSLCAAVLPKSPSFVKKPEFSQEVVDLLRLRTKGGSHMREVEQIVTRLERAGQVTQQTVDDMLCHTPTGKRKPAPIMEERRFSRRTLRPLQSTLLSE